The Thermodesulfobacteriota bacterium genomic interval GCACGTTGTTGAAGTCGTGGGCGATGCCCCCCGCCAGGGTGCCCAGGGCCTCGAGCTTCTGGGACTGGCGCAGCTGTTTCTCGAGCCGCACCTCGGCGGTGACGTCCCGCTTGACGGCCACGTAGTTGACGATGCGGCCCCGGTCGTCCCGCACGGGGGAGACGGTGCACTCTTCCTCGTAGAGCGAGCCGTCCTTGCGCCGGTTCACCAGGCGGCCGCTCCAGGGCTCTCCCCCGGCCACCCGCTCCTCCAGGTCGCGCAAGAGCTCGGCCGCGTTCTCGCCGCTGCGCAGGAGCCGGATGTGCTCCCCCAGCGCTTCCTGCCGGGCATACCCGGTGATGTGCTCGAAGGCCGGGTTCACGTACTGGATGCGCCAGTGCGTGTCGGTGACGACGATGGCCTCGGCGGCCTGCTCCACGGCGGTGGCCAGGCGCAGGAGCTCTTCGTCCCGGGCCTGGAGCTGGGCGAGCATGCGGTTGAAGCCGTCCACCAGGGCGCCCAGCTCGTCCTGGCCCCCGCCCGCCGCCCGCAGGGAGAAGTCCCCTTCCCGGGAGACCCGCCCCATGGTTTCGGCCAGGTCCTGCACGGGCCGGGCGATGAGCCGGCCCAGGGCCAGGGAGAGGGAGTAGGCCACCAGCGATGCCAGGGCGAGGATGCCCAGGGCGATGGCCACCAGGCGCAGCAGCCGGGCCCGGAGCGCCTCGAGGCTCGATCGCAGCACCACGGTGCCCACCACGTCCCCGTCGAAGACCACGGGGTGGGCGAGCTCCAGGTAGGACGGGAAGAAGCGGTGGGTGGGGGACCGCGCTTGGTCCCGGCGTGCCCAATCCGGCGCCGCGTCCGCCTCGGCCGAGGGCGGATACACGGCAAAGCGGCGCCCCTCCTCGTCGTACAGGGCCGCCCGCAGGATGTGGGGCTCCCCCGAGAGACCGGCCAGGGTCTCGGCGGCGGCCCGGCGGTCGTCGAAGGAGAGGGCGGCGGTGGTGTTGCTCCCCACCACCCGGGCGAGTGACGTGAGCTCCGCCACCAGGGAGCTCCGGTAGGTGAAGACCTCGTGGGCCACGAAGGCGCCGGCAGCCAGGACGAGCGCCGCGGCGCTCGTCAGCACGATGACGGCCGTGAGCTTGGCCCGGATGGACAGCCCCGCGGCGATGCGGCCGATCACGGCTGCGCCTCGGAGCCCACGAGGGTGGCGAGCTGGAGCAGGCGAGAGCTGATTTCCAGGCCCGCCCGGAGGGCCGCGTCCCGGTTGATCTCGAACCGCACCGCCCCCTCGGCCGAGACGAGCTGGATCATCCCTCCCTGGCGCGCGAACTGGGGCACGTCGGCCACGGTGAGCACGGGCCGGCCGGCCAGGGCCTTCAGGATCACGGGCAGGCGCCCCCGCTCCGAGTCGGCGATGAAGAGCAGGTGGACGCCGGGGAGCTCGTCCAGCCGGCGGGCCCGGCGCACCTGGAGGGGACGCCCCTTGGCGGTCTTCCCCGCCAGGGCGTCCAGCGCCGAACCGAAGGGGCTCTCCCCGAGCACGGCAACCACTAGGGGCGCGTCCTGCGCGGGAAAGGCCGCCGGGGGCCAGTCGGTGAACCGGGCAAAGTTGTACAGATACGCCGCCTTGACCTCGTATTCCTGCGCCTGGCGCGGCTGGGCCCCGGCGGCAGCCGCCGCGGCGAGGAGCCACGCCAGCGCGGGCAGGAGCCAGCGCCGGGGCCGGCCCGGGGACGAGAAGCGAAGGGGAAGACCCATGGGCGCCGGTGTCCGCCTAGAACCGCAGGGTGACCCGGCCGTAGACGCCCCGCTCTGCCTCGGTGGGGAGCGT includes:
- a CDS encoding PAS domain S-box protein produces the protein MIGRIAAGLSIRAKLTAVIVLTSAAALVLAAGAFVAHEVFTYRSSLVAELTSLARVVGSNTTAALSFDDRRAAAETLAGLSGEPHILRAALYDEEGRRFAVYPPSAEADAAPDWARRDQARSPTHRFFPSYLELAHPVVFDGDVVGTVVLRSSLEALRARLLRLVAIALGILALASLVAYSLSLALGRLIARPVQDLAETMGRVSREGDFSLRAAGGGQDELGALVDGFNRMLAQLQARDEELLRLATAVEQAAEAIVVTDTHWRIQYVNPAFEHITGYARQEALGEHIRLLRSGENAAELLRDLEERVAGGEPWSGRLVNRRKDGSLYEEECTVSPVRDDRGRIVNYVAVKRDVTAEVRLEKQLRQSQKLEALGTLAGGIAHDFNNVLTPILGYTEMAVDDLPPDSRVRDGLTRVLAAAERARDLVKQILAFSRRAEQERRPVHLGDLVRETLRLVSATLPKTIEIRSRLDDDPGPVVADATQLHQVLLNLCTNAWHAM
- a CDS encoding YfiR family protein, which translates into the protein MGLPLRFSSPGRPRRWLLPALAWLLAAAAAAGAQPRQAQEYEVKAAYLYNFARFTDWPPAAFPAQDAPLVVAVLGESPFGSALDALAGKTAKGRPLQVRRARRLDELPGVHLLFIADSERGRLPVILKALAGRPVLTVADVPQFARQGGMIQLVSAEGAVRFEINRDAALRAGLEISSRLLQLATLVGSEAQP